In one Nicotiana sylvestris chromosome 8, ASM39365v2, whole genome shotgun sequence genomic region, the following are encoded:
- the LOC104220226 gene encoding uncharacterized protein: MNSVLLEARELPILRMMDFIQVKLQRWFYKRRNGTEGTFYDVSCWVEKELKKKIDLAFTLNVFPVDSWRSRVEEEGITFLVDLNKKTCDFFQFQFDELPCIHAIAAIEKRNIKKSNFCSH, encoded by the exons ATGAATTCTGTCCTATTAGAAGCAAGAGAGCTACCTATATTAAGAATGATGGATTTCATTCAAGTGAAGCTACAACGTTGGTTTTATAAAAGAAGAAACGGAACAGAAGGAACTTTTTATGATGTTTCTTGTTGGGTAGAGaaggaattgaagaaaaaaatagaTTTAGCATTTACTTTGAAT gtcttccccgttgattcatggcgttctagagttgaagaagaaggaataaCTTTCTTGGTGGACTTAAACAAAAAAACATGTGATTTTTTTCAGTTTCAATTTGATGAATTACCATGCATACATGCAATTGCAGCTATCGAGAAGAGAAACATCAAGAAGTCCAACTTTTGTTCGCACTAG